TCAGCTTGAGTGCCTCGTTGCGTGTTCTCCGTTCGACGTGGAcgttgctttttctcctcactcctcctccactaAGATACCCTTTTCTGTTGGCTAgtatatttctttttctttttccgctTCAGGTGGATCTGGCTGGCTCAGATCAGATTAATACCCTGCACTGCCGCTTCGGTCTTATGGTTGCCTTGTCACATCTGGCTTTCGGCAGCTGATCTCGTTTGCTCGACCTTGTCGACCACGTCTTCCCGCCCATACTTTCCTATCGAGCCGCCCATATCCGAATCGTATCATTAAATGGACCTTACTCGAAGCGGGTTCAACTATTTCGAAAACCGTCCGTCACTCCTAACCGTCTCGCGATGCCCCTGCTTGAACCTAGCGCAACCGCGTATGGCACATTCGGCGACATGAGACCAGATActgaagacgagggagagCGCCTCCTGACGGACGGATATGTGAGCGACGACGATGGTAGTGCAGTGACCTCCGTGGATTCGGTCCAGGAGGGTGTGCGGAAAATCGAAGCAATCAACATTACATGGACGACCCGATCCCTGGTCATAGCTTATATCAGGTGAGTCTATACATTACACTGTGAACAAGCATCGGAGGCTAGTCAGAATGAACTGCATCTAACTTGGCCGCAAGCATTTTCCTTATGGCCTTCTGTACTTCTTTGGAGGGCCAGACAATCATGTCACTCTCTGCTTATGCCACTAGTGCATTCAGTAAACATTCCTTAATATCAACAGTTCTTGTTGTCCAAAACGTCGTCAATGGTGAGTTATCATGGACCGTCTTAATGATCAGAGGTTGACTGTTCCTTGCAGCTGTAATTAAACCTCCGATGGCCAAGATCGCCGATGTCTTTGGTCGCTTTGAAGCATTCTGTGTCAGCATCTTGATATATGTCCTCGGTTATATTCAAATGGCCGCATCGACGAACGTTCAGACCTATGCATCTGCCCAGATCTTCTACGCTGCCGGATCCACGGGCTTACAAATCCTTCAGCAAGTCTTCATTGCCGACAGTAGCAGTCTTCTGAATAGGGCACTCTTGGCCCTACTTCCAGAGCTGCCGTTCCTGGTCACAGTTTGGATAGGGCCCACAATTGCCGATGTAGTGCTTGAGAATAGCTCGTGGCGCTGGGGCTACGGGATGTGGTCAATCATATTGCCCGCTTCGTTTCTGCCGCTCGCTCTTTCATTGCTGCTGAACCAACGGAAGGCCAAGAGATTGAACCTGATCAAAGAACGACCCCACCACCGGCGTGGATTCGTTGCAGCAGTCCGTCGCACTTGGTACGACCTTGATATCTTTGGATTGGCGTTGCTTTCTGCGGCGGTGACGTTGATACTTGTTCCTCTTACCCTTGCTGCCAACACGAAAAATGGATGGAAGAGCAACAGCATTGTTGCGATGATCGTAATAGGCGTTGTATGTCTCATACTGTTGCCTTTCTGGGAGACCTCAAAAAAGCTTGCGCCTAAACCGCTCCTGTCCCTCCATTTGCTCAAGCAGCGGACGGCTCTTGCAGGTTGTTGCTTGGCATTCTTTTACTTCAGTACGTCCCAGCCCATCAGCTATTAGCGGATGATAATCATGCTTGCTAACAGAACCTAGTGGCCTTTTACTTCTCAGTCCAGCCATATCTCTATTCCTACTTGCAAGTTGTACAGGGCTACGACGTTGCCACGGCTGGCCGTGTCACTCAGACCTTTGCTTTTACGTCAACGATCGCTGCATTTGGTGTCTCCATCCTGATTAAGTATACACGCCGATACCGTGTATATGTAACTCTTGGTTGTGTTATCTACATGACTGGTttgctgctgatgttgctgtaCCGCAAAGAAGGCAGCTCTCCCCTACAAGTTCTAGGAACGCAGGTCATTGTGGGCATGGGAGGCGGGCTCCTTAATGTTCCCGTACAACTCGGTGTTCAGGCGTCGGCGAGCCACCAGGAAGTAGCTGCCGCCACCGCCATGTTTCTTACGTCCATGGAAATGGGAGGTGCAGTCGGCGCTGCTATCTCGGGAGCTGTCTGGACCCACAACATCCCGCGCAAACTCAACCTCTATCTCCCTGACGAGTACAAGTCTGAAGCCGGCGCAATTTTTGGCAAGCTGACCAAGGCCTTGTCTTACGAAATGGGAACACCCGTTAGGTCCGCCATCAATCGATCATATCAAGAAACGATGAATAAGCTTCTTGTGCTGGCATTGTTAGCCACGCTTCCGCTGATTCCATTGAGTCTTCTTATGTCGAACTATAAGCTGGATAAGGTCAGTTCTATTGTTGAGATGTAGCGACGCGCCTAAACTAACTGATTTAGATGAGCGAATCCTCTGATCATGATGATGCTTCACCAAGAAATGGATTGGGGCCAGGAGAAAGAGCAAAACGAACATAGGCCGTGATGCGCTCCCCGGCTTGCCCTTTGAGGCCTTGCGACGGCGGTATTTGATGATCCGCTGAATACAATTCTTCGGCATGATAACGAATCTATAGTCTCATGATTCAGTTTGTGACTTCTCGAATATATTTGCTGTGGCGAAACGCATCACAGTAGGAAGCAGCTTATCAGCTTCGGCCAGGACCGAGGTGTGAAAGCATGCACATACATTTTTTGATTATCAGCGAGTGTTGACCCGCATTATGCCATGAAAAGCATTTATCGGCGTACTGGTTCCTTTActttcatgatcttcaatCATCACCAATTACGACAGGCCTGTCTTTTTATGTGACCATCTCTATCTACACAGTATACATAGAAGAATTTCCCAATAGAGCAATACAGCGTGGGATGTGGGTTATTATCCTTTTATTGTTTCTGATCTAAAGTGAGGCTTTGATAGAGCCATTGTGCTATGCTGATGACCTGTGTCCGGTTAAGAGGTGGAAGCCGGCCATATCAGACCGTACCGTAACCATACTCCCCAGTAAGCGGAGTGAGAGTATAAGACATGGCGGTTGTGCTGCCAGGGTGCTGTGGCCATGAATCGATGTAAAGGGTCccaaaaaaagagagagtATTCTAGGCTATGGTCAATAATAGGAAGTGTCTGTTGATACTGTATCATGGCTGCCCCCTCGGCGCATAGACGAGCGATTGACAGGGTCCTCCAGACACTTCGAATTTTCGCAACCGCTCGGGCTAAATACTATTGGAAGAAAGCGAGCGCAATAATTACGATTGGAGGAACGACAAGGGGAATATCAGACCTTTTCGCTGTAAGCATTTGCGGTCTTACTAGTACTGGGTTTGAACGAGGTGCTGCTTTGTTCGGGCCCTCAAACATCTCTAGCTTTCAActcctccttttcccctTCTGCCTCGTCCTCCCGTCAGTATCCTCTCCTTTTTATACCAACTCTTTCTTGTAGGATCAAAAGGTCCTTGATTTCACTTTTAACCTTAACTTAAGCCTTGGAACCCCGTTCTGGGATCATCTTTTCGTTCTTCGTCCCGCGGCTTTCCGTCCTACCACTATTTGCTACTAGCCTACCCCTCCTTGTCAGAAAGTCATCGATCTCTTTGAGATTGTCAGGCAGCCGGGATCCAACCCTTCGGCTACCATCAGTATCAGGCAACAGAGGGAATCCTGGGAGTTCCGCTTCAAAGCAGGTATCCAGTTGGTCCGGCCCCGGGTGAGTTGTCAAAGTCGTGGCAGCAGATTATCGTCCGCATTGCTTTTTCCGCGTGAAGGTTATCACATAGATCTTAATTTCAATCGAGCCGTTGCCCAGAACTTGTGAGGATTGACTGGCTGCAATACTTCTGTTGGCCAGTCTTTTGTCTACTCCCTGATCTTCACCAATTTTCGGATTTCTGGAAGGTGCAAGATTCTGGGCAAATCTGCACCCTATGAAAGAAATCCAGGCTACTCGGGATGGTTTAATTACGATTGTGATAACAAACGGATGAACAAAAAAAGCCCGGCCAGAGACTAGGCTAACCGTGCGTTCCAGCAGCTTTCAACTGGCAATaatcatcttctccgcctcgACCCTCCCACATTGGCTGGCCCTCCGTTCTTTCACCACCGACAGCATCACACCGCACCCCAACCAACATTCGTCAAACCTAGCGACTCTTTCTCATTGATATCCTTCTAGTTTCCTATTGAAGTTCTCAGCTTCCAATCTTCTCTCCGTTCCTGACCCGTCTCGCTTTTCCAGTCACTGCGCTCGATCTTTCCCCCTCTCATTCACCGCTCCTGTCCCCTATCCTGCCTGTCTCGGGTCTAGACAGTCGTCAACGGTCTCTCCATCCTTTCCACCAGAGCATCAGATTCGGTCGGGTTTTGAAAATGGTCGTAGCAACTATCAAGTACGTCCTGCCACTCTTTGTCCATAGCTCTCGCTATATCTGGTTCACATTTCCGGAGCCGTTCCCAATTCTCCACCCCTTTTCAAGGCGTATCGACCGCCCTCTATACTTATCAATAAGTTGTTAACTTCGCGCTTTTCCTCCGCAGGTGTGTTGTGGTCGGTGATGGTGCTGTCGGGAAGACCTGTCTCCTGATCTCATACACAACGAACAAATTCCCTTCAGAATATGTGCCCACCGTGTTCGATAACTATGCTGTGACTGTCATGTAAGTGGATTTTTGTGTTTTCGCCGTGACACCCCGGTTCGATTTTCGCAGGCTTCCTGCTTCTACTCGCTCTGCGATGCGTAAAGAATATTCCTCGCCCGGTTTTTTTGTCCGAACGTCGGGTCTAATACTACCGATACTTCTTTCAACTTTACTGATCGCGGTTTTATGGAACAGGATCGGCGATGAGCCCTACACTCTAGGATTATTTGATActgctggtcaagaagatTATGACCGACTTCGTCCTCTCTCATACCCGCAGACAGATGTATTCCTTGTCTGCTTTTCTGTGACCTCCCCCGCATCTTTCGAGAACGTGCGCGAAAAGTGGTTCCCCGAAGTTCACCACCACTGCCCCGGCGTCCCATGCCTGATTGTTGGGACACAAGTCGATCTCCGGGATGACCCCGCCGTTCGCGACAAGCTGGCTCGGCAAAAGATGCAACCGATTCGCAAAGAAGACGGTGACCGCATGGCCAAGGATCTGGGCGCCGTGAAATATGTCGAATGCTCCGCATTGACCCAATACAAGCTCAAGGATGTCTTTGACGAGGTGGGTTTGTCCTAAGTTTCGCTCAGGGCTCGTGATTGACTAAAACCGTCTCAGGCTATTGTTGCGGCACTCGAACCGGCCCCTAAGAAGAGGTCGAGGTGCGTTCTGCTATAGATGAACTCCACACATTATGGAGCGGGCCAGCCCCTGTTATAGTAAAATCGGTCCCTTGTTAACAACCCTGGTGGCTTTCGCATGTGTCGCTTGATTTCAGGACGACTGGGAGGGGGTTGAGAAGCTTGGTTCGGAGCATACAGTGGCTTGCGATTATACGAACACTTTCCGCTCTTCAGGTTGGTCAGTCCTTACACAGAGTTCTCGTTGCTATCTGTGGATGGGGTTCTGCATAATGGTTATGTAGGGTTAGCCGTTCGCTGCCTGCCATTTACGGCCCATTATCCATTATCCATACTTCTCTGAGCGCTGCGTTGAAAACATTGTGCAAACAAGCAGCCTCTCTCCCACCAGCTGGTTACTTGGCCCCCACCATATTCCGTTCTACACCTATTGCGCCTATTGTTCCCATGATATCTAGCCTCATCAGTTATCACCCCGATTCCCCAGCGCAATCCTTCCGTTCAATGTGGCCTTCATTCCCAGTCTCTTCTCACTCCTTTTATAACAGCTCTCATCGTCTGAACTTGGCGTTGGAAGTCGAGGCGTCCTGTTTTGGTTGGCTCTGGTTCGATATGTTCTTTTTATGCGCTCTCAATTGTCAAGTTGCTCTCATGCCCTACCCATTTATTGTGCCATTTTAGCGTCCTCGTTTCGCTGAGTCGTGGACtacatagcacagatataTCCAATATGAAGATATATTCTTGATTCATTTCTAGAACAGTGAGTGTATCTTTTTAGTGCAGGCTTCAGTGTCGAATACTGAGTTTGTAGGGGACTAAGGCGCTCATTCAGGTATGTACAATGTGACTGTTTCATTATCTCATCTACATGTTTCATATCTCATTTAAAGTTCGTCCTTGAGCACGGACTCAGGCTCCGGCACTTcggcttcaacttcagcttcagcatcaaCCACTGGAACAGACTCCTGGGTAACGCTTTCCTTACGTCCATACCACCCACCCAAGTCCTTACCCGCACCGTTCTTGACCATGCTAGTGATGATCTCATACGCCACCTGCGCAGCGGCGAGGGCAGTCGTCTCACCCTTGTTATCATAGCTTGGAGATACTTCGACGATATCCGCGCCAACTATGTTCAACTTCTCAATCCCCCGCAGAATGCGGATGAACTCACGGGTTGTCCAGCCACCGGGCTCGGGTGTCCCAGTGCCTGGCGCAGTAGAAGGGTCAAGTACGTCAATGTCCACAGAGAGATAAACAGGCTGGTCCAAATCGAGGCCAATACGCTCCATAATTTTGTTGACGACACCCATGGGTCCACCAAGCTCATCGATATCGTCAGCGTGAATACGCATGAACCCTTGCTCCGGCGTTCCGGGGGCCGTGTAATCGCTGTCATCGATACCGGTAAGTCTTGTCCGCAGACCCGCATGTGCAGAGGTCGAGTTGCAAATTAGCCCCTCACGACTCGCCTTGTGGAAAAAGCTGCCATGGTTGAATGCCGACTGCTCCGACTGCCAGTACGCCGAGTATCGCACTGGGTTCCAGGTGTCCAGGTGCGCGTCGAAGTGCAGGACAGTAATAGGCTTCTGATAAATCTGATACAACGCTCGAAGGGCAGGGAGCGCAACGCTATGGTCGCCTCCCAGCGTGACGAGCTTGCTCTTGCCCGCGGAGATGCCCTTGCTGCCATACTCAGATGAGGCGGGCGTGACGGGGCTGCGGGTGCCGAGTTCCAGAAAGGCCTCGTACATTTGGCGCTCAGCGAGCCCGTTGTCGAATGGGGTAATGGGGATGTCGCCGCAGTCTTTGATCGTCGCCCATGAGCTGTATGGGTTTATCCCTGCGCGGGTGTTGTAGGATGTCCCAGCCATTTGGCGGGCGCTGGCGGCGCGGATTGCGCGCGGACCAAAgcgagctcctgctgcgCATTAGTATAGAAACGTAGCTAGTTATATATTGGAGAGTTGATTTACCTGGGCGGTAGCTGACCGCGGTGTCGAAAGGCGCACCGATGATGGCAATGTCGTACTTCTCATCCGGCTCGACCAGACATTTGACGGGCTTCAAGTGCGCAAAGCTGGCATGTCCGGAGAAAGACCACTACATTTGCTAGTTAGTCTATAGAATTCCACTGATACTGACTGAATTCTCACCTCTTGATTCCATTTCTTCAGTAGCTCCTCTCGCACCTCTTGAGGAACAGACTCTTCGTCATGATGAGAGCAGCACAGCGCCGTTCCAGCCAACGCCCACAATCCAGCCCAGGTCAGCTTCATGGTGAAACCAGAACACGAGAAGAAATAACCATGTAAAGTAAGGGCTCTAGCGAGCAAACAAGAGTAAAAGAAGACGGAAAGGACCTTAATATATGGAAAGGCAGTGGAGTTACTTCGGAGTAGAGCTGTATGTTTGGTAACCGTACGGTCAGATTGGTAATGCAATCTCTTATCGATAATAGTGCTGGTGCCGATTGGCTGCATGACAATGGTCTTCTCGTTGCGTCGTCCAGAGTTGCCTCTTCGGGTTGCTTTTGATCTCAAGTTTTGCCGCGGTATCACCCAGCTAAGAGGTTCGCATCGAGGCATCGACCTCTAAACTATTATCCTGCGCGTTTATTTTTGGAGGCTGAATTCGGGTGCTGTCCTTTCACCTAGCTAACATAGTTCCAAACTACATCTACACCAGCCGTGCATGGAGCAGAAAAGATGCGATGCGGCGAGTTGTAGTAACAGGTCTCGGTGCGGTGACACCCCTCGGCGTAGGTGAGTTATACTATTTCCTTTGATGCCCTGCTGTTGTCTGCCCCATCATCGCCCCTCCAAAATAAGACCAGAAACACCAAAAGCATCTCGCGGCCCAGGACGGTGAAAGCGATGATTCTGCAGCTTTCTCCTAGCATCTCCAATGTCTCCACTTCCCGAAAAGGAAGGTCAATTACAGGCGCCGACGCTTCCAAACAAGGTAGCTAGAGACGATACAGCGCTGTACAGAGCACCCTATTCTAAGATTTCTTGGGGGTTCTCCGCACCTAGCTGGCTACATGTTCTTGTCGTCGTTCATTGGTTCTTTGCTCGGCTTTTCTCCTTGGGCAGTGGCCAATACTGAACTACTACTTATACTACAGGGGTTCGTCGAACTTGGAAGCGGCTGCTTGATGGCCATTGTGGGATCGTTAACATTAGACATCGGGATGCTCGATATGCAGACTTGCCCTGTGAGATTGCCGCGGTTGTTCCGAGCGGTGCTCGCGCGGAGGGGAGATGGACGGCATCCGAATGGTTGAGTAAAGATGTATGTCTCACGCCAGGTCAATATTGGGTATGGTGTGAGAAGCTGATTAAATGGTGACAGGATGAGCGCAAGATGGCACGATTCGCCCAGTATGCAATGGCTGCTGCGGAAGAGGCCCTGGAGGATGCAGAGTGGAAGCCAAAGGCTGAAGATCAGTTAGAAGCAACAGGAGTCTGTCTGGGATCTGGAATTGGCAATTTTGATGAGATTTATGATGCAGTGGTAGCGTACGACACAAAAGGCTACAAAAAACTGTCTCCTTTGTTCGTACCGAAGTTGTTGATCAATCTTGGGGCTGGGCATATATCCATGAAGTATGGCTTTATGGGCCCTAACCATTCAGCAACTACCGCTTGTACGACGGGTGCCCATTCTATTGGCGATGCTGCTCGTTTTATTGCTTGCGGAGATGCGGATGTCATGCTTGCCGGCGGGGCGGAGTCTTGTATTCACCCACTTGCTATTGGAGGCTTCGCAAGGGCACGAAGTCTAGCAACGGCGTACAATGACCGTCCTGAGAAGTCTTCGCGGCCGTTTGATGCTGACCGTGATGGCTTCGTGGTCGGCGAGGGTGCTGGGATAGTGATTTTAGAGGTGACTCACCCGGAGCTAGCACAAAACCTTGGTACTGACCCTACTTTTTAGGAACTAGAGCATGCTAAGGCACGAGGTGCTCGTATATATGCTGAGGTGAAAGGCTACGGTTGTTCAGGAGACGCCCACCATATGACAGCCCCCAAGGCGAACGGTGGAGGCGCTCTGCTAGCAATGAAAAAAGCCCTAAAGAACGCTTGTCTCGAGCCCTCAGCTGTCGACTATATTAACGCCCATGCAACTTCGACTGTCATCGGCGACGCTGCTGAAAATGCCGCAATCAAGGCTCTCCTCCTTGGCCCCGGGGGTAAACAGAAAGCGGCTGATGTGAATGTCAGCAGTACCAAGGGAGCCATAGGACATCTACTAGGAGGAGCGGGAGCCGTCGAGGCTCTATTTACTGTCCTTGCTATTCATGAGGTTGGTCTTACGTTTTGATTTTGTGGTACCGCTAATTGCCTTCTAGAATGTTATGCCACCTACCATTAACCTGGATCGTCTGAATGACGGTTTCGACTTTAATTACGCGCCCAATGAGGCTCAGGAGCGCCGTATTGATCTAGCGTTGACGAATAGCTTCGGATTTGGGGGGACGAATAGCAGTCTTTGCTTCTCGAAGCACGGGCTATAGGTCGTTCGGGTGCGTCTGGCTTGTACGATAGTAATAGATTGTATAGGAAAGCAATATGTACTGTAATGCCTGTGCTTTTGACGTTGACAATGGTCAGGATACATCTTGAAACTCGTGGTGTATCCTTCCAATCCTAGCGCTTCTTTGCCCTCTGAAAATGTCTGCTCGGTTGACAATGTGGACTTGTCTGTACCGGGTCACTCTTAGCTTACAATTTGTTCCCGAATAAAACTCACTAATTTCTAAACATAAGAGCACGAATGATAAGTCGAAGAAATCGAAATGAAATCTGATAGTTCCCCAATCCTCTATCAAAATTCCAGCTCTACCGTCTTCCTAGTCGACATTCCTGCGTCCATTGCACGAGCGCAGGACCTCTTACCACAGCCACATCCCGACATTTCTGATGGAACTAGATCAACCCCTACTGCATATCTACATAGAAATAAACACAAAAGTCGACATCTTCTATCTACACTTCCATTGAAACAACCATACGCTGTCCCAAACGAGCCAAAATCGAAATCTGCGCAGGCAAAGATTCTCGCGCGGATCCCGCAATCGGAAAGTGAATTCCACGAAGCAATCCGCCCGGTAGTATTGGATGCCCTAAGTGAAATCCGACAAAATTATTCACAAGGCTCAGACTGGTGTCTTCCTAGGCATCTCCTTGGAGGGGCGAATGGCTTCAATCCAGGGGCGAATCCAAAGCAAAATGAGGACGTGCGCTTCAAACAGCTAGACAAGACTCAAGAGGGGAATAATACGAGAGAAAATCGGAAACTGCCTAAGAGAGGTTATAATCATGCGTTCAACAGAGAGGAGCAAAATCATGAGTCCTTGGCTATACAAGTACTCCCGCGCCTGCGAGGTTCTGGGTTTACGGCAGATACATATGACACTGTCCAGATTCAGCACCAGCCGCCTCTGATTCTGTCACCAGGCAAGAATCGGTTCGAATATGGAGATGAGTTATGCAACAAGCTGGTGAAGAACACATCTTCCGATGCGGCAATCATTGAACTACGGAGTCTGTCTACAGTCAAGTCGGGCGAATGGCTAAGTCCGGATGCTGAACATATTCAGAACCAAGGTCAGGTGTACCTAATTCCCCCTCTATCGCGATTCATTCTGCGCGATTTGCCGATATCAAAAGAGCTGGATTATACGAACTCTTCCCCAATTCCCGGCCTCGACCCGGAACAAAAGTTCAATCTCATTGTCCTTGATCCACCATGGGCGAACAGATCTGTCCGGCGCAGCGGCTACTATCAGACGCAGACTTACCATGATAATGAATTGCTTATGGGCTATATATCATCTGTACTTGCTGTGCATTCTTATTCGCATCCTTATCTGCCTCCTCAGATTGATGACACAGCAGACTTGAGACAGTACAGATCCCAGTCCGGCTCCAACctttccaccgccgcaaTCTGGATCACAAACTCTGCCAAATCACGGGCGATAGCTCACAGTGCCCTTAACGAGTCAGGATTTTCTGTCTGTGAAGAATGGATTTGGATCAAGACCACCGTCCAAGGGAAGCCTGTTACACCGATTGAGGGACTCTGGCGTAAGCCGTACGAGGTCCTCGTTATTGGGAAAAGGGAGCCAGAACCCGCCACCACTTGCATCAGGAGTACTGGTGCTAAGGCTGTTTTGAGAAGGGtcattgctgctgttccGGATGTTCATTCTCGGAAGCCAAATTTGAAGGCAATTTTTGAGAAAATTTTCTTTACAGCCAGCTCTGAGTCTGCAGACATCGGACTTGACACTGTCACCGGCATTTCTGACCAAATCATAAGATATACGGCGCTGGAGGTGTTTGCGAGAAATCTGACAGCTGGCTGGTGGGCTTGTGGGAATGAGGTCCTAAAGTTCAATTCGGAAAGTTGgtgggtggatgaggatgggtGACCTGTGTTATATTCGACCATGCCTAGCATGATACGTAGCTATAAGCACCGATGGGCAACACCAAATTGGCGCTTCGATATCTTCTAGCAATCAGATTCTACCCTGCATGTATACAACTCCCTCCCTCCCTTCCA
This sequence is a window from Aspergillus nidulans FGSC A4 chromosome IV. Protein-coding genes within it:
- a CDS encoding agmatinase (transcript_id=CADANIAT00000582); this encodes MKLTWAGLWALAGTALCCSHHDEESVPQEVREELLKKWNQEWSFSGHASFAHLKPVKCLVEPDEKYDIAIIGAPFDTAVSYRPAGARFGPRAIRAASARQMAGTSYNTRAGINPYSSWATIKDCGDIPITPFDNGLAERQMYEAFLELGTRSPVTPASSEYGSKGISAGKSKLVTLGGDHSVALPALRALYQIYQKPITVLHFDAHLDTWNPVRYSAYWQSEQSAFNHGSFFHKASREGLICNSTSAHAGLRTRLTGIDDSDYTAPGTPEQGFMRIHADDIDELGGPMGVVNKIMERIGLDLDQPVYLSVDIDVLDPSTAPGTGTPEPGGWTTREFIRILRGIEKLNIVGADIVEVSPSYDNKGETTALAAAQVAYEIITSMVKNGAGKDLGGWYGRKESVTQESVPVVDAEAEVEAEVPEPESVLKDEL
- the cdc42 gene encoding Rho family GTPase cdc42 (transcript_id=CADANIAT00000581), with protein sequence MVVATIKCVVVGDGAVGKTCLLISYTTNKFPSEYVPTVFDNYAVTVMIGDEPYTLGLFDTAGQEDYDRLRPLSYPQTDVFLVCFSVTSPASFENVREKWFPEVHHHCPGVPCLIVGTQVDLRDDPAVRDKLARQKMQPIRKEDGDRMAKDLGAVKYVECSALTQYKLKDVFDEAIVAALEPAPKKRSRCVLL
- a CDS encoding MT-A70 family (transcript_id=CADANIAT00000584), whose protein sequence is MKSDSSPILYQNSSSTVFLVDIPASIARAQDLLPQPHPDISDGTRSTPTAYLHRNKHKSRHLLSTLPLKQPYAVPNEPKSKSAQAKILARIPQSESEFHEAIRPVVLDALSEIRQNYSQGSDWCLPRHLLGGANGFNPGANPKQNEDVRFKQLDKTQEGNNTRENRKLPKRGYNHAFNREEQNHESLAIQVLPRLRGSGFTADTYDTVQIQHQPPLILSPGKNRFEYGDELCNKLVKNTSSDAAIIELRSLSTVKSGEWLSPDAEHIQNQGQVYLIPPLSRFILRDLPISKELDYTNSSPIPGLDPEQKFNLIVLDPPWANRSVRRSGYYQTQTYHDNELLMGYISSVLAVHSYSHPYLPPQIDDTADLRQYRSQSGSNLSTAAIWITNSAKSRAIAHSALNESGFSVCEEWIWIKTTVQGKPVTPIEGLWRKPYEVLVIGKREPEPATTCIRSTGAKAVLRRVIAAVPDVHSRKPNLKAIFEKIFFTASSESADIGLDTVTGISDQIIRYTALEVFARNLTAGWWACGNEVLKFNSESWWVDEDG
- a CDS encoding putative beta-ketoacyl synthase (Cem1) (transcript_id=CADANIAT00000583), yielding MILQLSPSISNVSTSRKGRSITGADASKQGVRRTWKRLLDGHCGIVNIRHRDARYADLPCEIAAVVPSGARAEGRWTASEWLSKDDERKMARFAQYAMAAAEEALEDAEWKPKAEDQLEATGVCLGSGIGNFDEIYDAVVAYDTKGYKKLSPLFVPKLLINLGAGHISMKYGFMGPNHSATTACTTGAHSIGDAARFIACGDADVMLAGGAESCIHPLAIGGFARARSLATAYNDRPEKSSRPFDADRDGFVVGEEHAKARGARIYAEVKGYGCSGDAHHMTAPKANGGGALLAMKKALKNACLEPSAVDYINAHATSTVIGDAAENAAIKALLLGPGGKQKAADVNVSSTKGAIGHLLGGAGAVEALFTVLAIHENVMPPTINLDRLNDGFDFNYAPNEAQERRIDLALTNSFGFGGTNSSLCFSKHGL
- the mirC gene encoding siderophore transporter mirC (transcript_id=CADANIAT00000579), with product MPLLEPSATAYGTFGDMRPDTEDEGERLLTDGYVSDDDGSAVTSVDSVQEGVRKIEAINITWTTRSLVIAYISIFLMAFCTSLEGQTIMSLSAYATSAFSKHSLISTVLVVQNVVNAVIKPPMAKIADVFGRFEAFCVSILIYVLGYIQMAASTNVQTYASAQIFYAAGSTGLQILQQVFIADSSSLLNRALLALLPELPFLVTVWIGPTIADVVLENSSWRWGYGMWSIILPASFLPLALSLLLNQRKAKRLNLIKERPHHRRGFVAAVRRTWYDLDIFGLALLSAAVTLILVPLTLAANTKNGWKSNSIVAMIVIGVVCLILLPFWETSKKLAPKPLLSLHLLKQRTALAGCCLAFFYFMAFYFSVQPYLYSYLQVVQGYDVATAGRVTQTFAFTSTIAAFGVSILIKYTRRYRVYVTLGCVIYMTGLLLMLLYRKEGSSPLQVLGTQVIVGMGGGLLNVPVQLGVQASASHQEVAAATAMFLTSMEMGGAVGAAISGAVWTHNIPRKLNLYLPDEYKSEAGAIFGKLTKALSYEMGTPVRSAINRSYQETMNKLLVLALLATLPLIPLSLLMSNYKLDKMSESSDHDDASPRNGLGPGERAKRT